In one window of Arthrobacter pascens DNA:
- a CDS encoding mycoredoxin, protein MDFTPESGTITMFSTTWCGYCNRLKKQLDAQGIGYTEINIEEVDGTAELVEQINGGNRTVPTVLFPDGTAATNPSAAEVKSRLAA, encoded by the coding sequence GTGGACTTTACTCCCGAATCCGGCACCATCACCATGTTTTCCACTACCTGGTGCGGCTACTGCAACCGGCTCAAGAAGCAGTTGGACGCGCAGGGCATCGGTTACACGGAAATCAACATCGAGGAAGTTGATGGGACCGCCGAACTCGTGGAGCAGATCAACGGCGGCAACCGGACTGTTCCCACCGTGCTTTTCCCCGACGGCACCGCCGCCACCAACCCCTCGGCAGCCGAGGTCAAGTCCCGTCTGGCAGCCTAA
- a CDS encoding thioesterase family protein, whose amino-acid sequence MTKELPELAEGNFYYQSLGGGRFRSTIHAQGAWNEHEQHMAPASGLMVDSLERHEPRAHLRMARLSFEILGLIPGGEFHIETATLRPGRTIELLQADLVAHGRVAIRATAWRMVTSDTSEVAAVEDTAIPGPYECKPYDGASVWPGGYIRSIEMRVAEGHRPGAGKVWLRTEHPLTDDADSGDLARLMGLVDTANGIAARVPPGKDSYAFPNLDLQIHMYRRPEGEWLGLDNAVSFGADGIGLTSTVLHDLQGPFGRAEQILTLRRS is encoded by the coding sequence TTGACCAAAGAACTGCCCGAACTTGCCGAAGGCAACTTCTACTACCAGTCGCTGGGCGGCGGCAGGTTCCGCTCCACTATCCACGCCCAGGGCGCCTGGAACGAACACGAACAGCACATGGCGCCGGCCTCGGGGCTGATGGTGGACAGCCTGGAACGGCACGAGCCCCGCGCTCACCTGCGGATGGCGCGCCTGAGCTTCGAGATCCTGGGCCTGATCCCGGGCGGGGAGTTCCACATCGAAACCGCCACCCTCCGTCCCGGCCGGACCATTGAGCTGTTGCAGGCGGACCTGGTGGCCCATGGCAGGGTGGCCATCCGGGCCACTGCCTGGCGGATGGTGACCAGCGACACCAGTGAGGTGGCCGCCGTCGAGGACACCGCCATACCCGGGCCGTACGAATGCAAACCCTACGACGGCGCCAGCGTCTGGCCCGGCGGCTACATCCGCTCAATTGAGATGAGGGTGGCGGAGGGCCACCGGCCGGGGGCCGGCAAGGTCTGGCTGCGGACTGAACACCCGCTCACGGATGACGCAGACAGCGGTGACCTGGCCCGCCTCATGGGCCTGGTGGACACGGCCAACGGGATCGCCGCACGGGTCCCTCCGGGCAAGGACAGTTACGCGTTCCCCAACCTTGACCTGCAGATCCACATGTACCGCCGGCCGGAGGGGGAATGGCTTGGACTGGACAACGCCGTATCCTTCGGAGCAGATGGCATTGGCCTGACCTCCACTGTCCTGCACGACCTGCAGGGACCGTTCGGGCGAGCCGAACAGATCCTGACACTGCGCAGATCCTGA
- the thrS gene encoding threonine--tRNA ligase, whose protein sequence is MSDAQQITLIVDGEETKVTTGTTGAELFFERRDVVVARINGELKDLDQELPEGAEIQAVTIGSPDGLNVLRHSTAHVMAQAVQQLRPDAKLGIGPYITDGFYFDFDVAAPFTPEDLRTLEKMMLKIVNQNQKFVRRVVSEDEAREAVKDEPYKLELLGKKNEAAEAGEGVNVEVGAGDITIYDNVDRKSGDSVWCDLCRGPHLPNTKLISNAFALTRSSSAYWLGNQKNQQLQRIYGTAWPTKDELKAYQERLAEAERRDHRKLGVELDLFSFPDELGSGLPVFHPKGGIIRKEMEDYSRQRHVDAGYEFVYTPHITKGHLYEVSGHLDWYKDGMFPPMRVDEELNADGTVRKPAQDYYLKPMNCPMHNLIFRSRGRSYRELPLRLFEFGSVYRYEKSGVVHGLTRVRGMTQDDAHIYCTREQMKDELTKTLNFVLGLLQDYGLNDFYLELSTKDPEKYVGEDAAWEEATRTLEEVAHDSGLELVADPGGAAFYGPKISVQAKDALGRTWQMSTIQLDFNLPERFELEFQAADGTRQRPVMIHRALFGSIERFMGVLTEHYAGAFPAWLAPVQVVGIPVAETFNDYVFDVVDQLKAAGIRAEVDTSSDRFPKKIRTASKNKIPFVLIAGGDDAEAGAVSFRFRDGSQDNGVPVAEAVKRITEAVRNRTS, encoded by the coding sequence GTGTCAGATGCCCAGCAGATCACCCTCATCGTCGACGGCGAAGAGACCAAGGTGACTACCGGGACAACCGGTGCGGAACTCTTCTTTGAGCGCCGTGACGTCGTTGTGGCCCGCATTAACGGCGAGCTGAAGGACCTGGACCAGGAACTGCCTGAAGGTGCCGAGATCCAGGCCGTGACCATCGGTTCGCCTGACGGCCTGAACGTGCTCCGCCACTCCACGGCCCATGTCATGGCGCAGGCAGTGCAGCAACTGCGCCCGGACGCGAAGCTGGGAATCGGCCCGTACATCACGGACGGCTTCTACTTCGACTTCGATGTCGCAGCACCGTTTACCCCGGAGGACCTCAGGACCCTGGAAAAGATGATGCTCAAGATCGTCAACCAGAACCAGAAGTTCGTCCGCCGCGTGGTCAGCGAAGACGAAGCCCGCGAAGCCGTGAAGGACGAGCCCTACAAACTGGAACTGCTGGGCAAGAAGAACGAGGCCGCCGAAGCCGGTGAAGGAGTCAACGTCGAAGTCGGCGCCGGGGACATCACCATCTACGACAACGTGGACCGGAAAAGCGGCGACAGCGTCTGGTGCGATCTCTGCCGCGGCCCGCACCTGCCCAACACCAAACTCATTTCCAACGCCTTCGCGCTGACGCGTTCCTCCTCCGCCTACTGGCTGGGCAACCAGAAGAACCAGCAGCTGCAGCGGATTTACGGCACGGCCTGGCCCACCAAGGATGAGCTGAAGGCCTACCAGGAGCGCCTCGCAGAAGCAGAACGGCGGGACCACCGCAAGCTTGGCGTGGAACTGGACCTGTTTTCCTTCCCTGACGAGCTCGGTTCGGGATTGCCGGTATTCCACCCCAAGGGCGGCATCATCCGCAAGGAGATGGAGGACTACTCCCGCCAGCGCCACGTCGACGCCGGCTACGAGTTCGTCTACACACCCCACATCACCAAGGGCCACCTGTATGAGGTCTCGGGCCACCTTGACTGGTACAAGGACGGCATGTTCCCCCCGATGCGGGTGGATGAGGAACTCAACGCTGACGGTACTGTCCGCAAACCCGCGCAGGACTACTACCTCAAGCCGATGAACTGCCCGATGCACAACCTGATCTTCCGCTCCCGCGGACGGTCCTACCGGGAACTGCCCCTACGACTCTTCGAATTCGGGTCCGTCTACCGGTACGAAAAGTCCGGTGTGGTCCACGGGCTGACCAGGGTGCGTGGCATGACGCAGGACGATGCCCACATCTATTGCACGCGGGAGCAGATGAAGGATGAGCTCACTAAAACCCTGAACTTCGTCCTTGGGCTCCTGCAGGATTACGGCCTGAACGACTTCTACCTGGAGCTTTCCACCAAGGACCCGGAGAAGTATGTCGGGGAGGACGCCGCCTGGGAGGAAGCCACCAGGACCCTCGAGGAGGTGGCGCATGACTCCGGGCTGGAACTCGTGGCGGATCCGGGCGGAGCCGCGTTCTACGGGCCGAAGATTTCCGTGCAGGCCAAGGACGCCCTGGGCCGTACCTGGCAGATGTCCACCATCCAGCTGGACTTCAACCTCCCGGAACGGTTCGAACTGGAGTTCCAGGCTGCAGACGGTACCCGGCAGCGGCCTGTGATGATCCACCGTGCACTGTTCGGCTCCATCGAGCGGTTCATGGGCGTGCTCACCGAGCACTACGCCGGGGCGTTCCCGGCCTGGCTGGCCCCCGTACAGGTGGTGGGCATCCCCGTGGCCGAAACATTCAACGACTACGTGTTCGACGTCGTTGACCAGCTTAAGGCGGCGGGCATCCGCGCCGAGGTGGACACCAGCTCGGACAGGTTCCCCAAAAAGATCCGCACTGCAAGCAAGAACAAGATCCCGTTCGTCCTGATTGCAGGCGGCGACGACGCCGAGGCCGGCGCGGTGTCCTTCCGCTTCCGGGACGGCAGCCAGGACAACGGCGTGCCCGTGGCCGAGGCAGTCAAGCGGATCACAGAAGCCGTCCGCAACCGGACCAGCTAG
- a CDS encoding endonuclease/exonuclease/phosphatase family protein → MRVISYNLRKHKASGELLALAQNFEIDALCLQEVDSSDLPETLGPLHLADTTKGNRLGLAIYYRTSRFTAMDTQSFALKKSLHDRVLAPAHERLIGTRVMDNETQHELVIGSFHAAPLTASNSLRRKQIHAAHAELLTMGSGLMTLMVGDFNYPFFTKSLDEHMKNSGYSLSLSDRRTYTRYKVFKGHFDFATSLGLDIESVETLPRGESDHLPILVSAEYGKDY, encoded by the coding sequence ATGCGCGTCATCAGCTACAACCTTCGCAAGCACAAGGCGAGCGGTGAACTCCTTGCACTTGCCCAGAATTTCGAAATCGACGCCCTGTGCCTTCAGGAAGTGGACTCCAGCGACCTGCCGGAGACCCTGGGACCGCTGCATCTTGCGGACACTACCAAGGGAAACCGCCTGGGCCTGGCCATCTATTACCGCACCAGCCGCTTTACGGCCATGGATACCCAGTCCTTCGCCCTGAAGAAGTCGCTTCATGACAGGGTGCTCGCCCCGGCCCACGAACGCCTCATCGGAACCCGGGTGATGGACAACGAAACGCAGCACGAGCTGGTGATCGGATCCTTCCATGCCGCACCACTGACCGCTTCCAACTCGCTGAGGCGGAAACAGATCCATGCCGCCCACGCAGAACTGCTGACCATGGGAAGCGGCCTCATGACGCTCATGGTCGGGGATTTCAACTACCCGTTCTTCACCAAGAGCCTCGATGAACACATGAAGAACTCCGGCTACTCGCTGTCACTCAGCGACCGCCGCACTTACACCCGGTACAAGGTATTCAAGGGGCACTTCGACTTCGCCACGTCGCTGGGCCTGGATATTGAAAGCGTGGAAACCCTGCCGCGCGGTGAGTCGGACCACCTGCCCATCCTTGTTAGCGCGGAGTACGGCAAGGACTACTGA
- a CDS encoding chorismate mutase, which translates to MATIQGNDRDALADKEQLAAVRIAVDEVDDQIVTLIARRERLIRIAGTLKGDDAEVRAPGRVERIIEHVRSAAEKKDIDPDIVESTYRAMISGFIELELKVHNENS; encoded by the coding sequence ATGGCGACAATTCAAGGAAACGACAGAGACGCCCTGGCAGACAAAGAACAACTGGCTGCAGTGCGGATCGCGGTCGACGAGGTGGACGACCAGATCGTCACTCTCATTGCCCGGCGTGAACGGTTGATCCGGATCGCCGGGACCCTTAAGGGAGACGACGCGGAAGTCCGTGCTCCCGGCCGGGTCGAGAGGATTATCGAGCATGTCCGGTCGGCTGCGGAAAAGAAGGACATCGATCCGGACATCGTAGAGTCCACCTACCGGGCCATGATCTCAGGCTTCATCGAACTCGAGCTCAAGGTCCACAACGAGAACAGCTGA
- a CDS encoding DNA polymerase III subunit alpha — MTFTHLHVSTAFSAHYGVSWPDELAQVAAADGATALACTDRDGLYGTIKHLKACMAAGIDPIVGVDLAVFDDDGDQRTQLAGRVVVLARGNNQGAGYRALCRLVSDAHARTSGKAGGAVPVAITRAELASRTLDPRTLKPVLTVLIGPDSDVGLALGGRRYLRPRTLFKRWLDAMPAGTVVAEIVSQLSAPGAPLSTAHAVRMLKLAEEHGVPAVLTNAARYCAEDGAATADVLDSARTLKSLPELAAEPLLQPNGQGWLKSAGQMLQLGKEIISAAGYGAADLKQLMAQTEVLADLCRIDPVADMGWKQPVVPEASVIGISQDPDIELVQRCEAGIARRFPGISGTAEKDMRQRLTHELGIIQNLGFSSYFLTVAEVSRMIIDMGVRVAARGSGASSLVNYLIDISQVNPLQHDLVFERFLSRDRATLPDIDLDVESAERHNVYRRIFDRFGAERVTLMSMQNGYRARGAVRDAGMALGMDQGDVGEIAKQLWRFSARKFREAMAEKPELREFAGRVEQREFTENQQLDLLVDLTERLDRLPRHISMHPCGVILGDATLLDRTPVQPSGLGLPMSQFDKHDMDPMGMLKLDVLGVRMQSAMAFAVREVIRIHSSKAEVVAAGAHPTGPDGTGPDYIAENGHIELNAVPLDDEPTYELIRSTHTLGCFQIESPGQRELVGKMAPRDFNDLIIDISLFRPGPMKSDMVRPFLEHRHGFAPEVYPHPDLKPVLQETHGVTVFHEQILKTFDIMTGCGLARADEFRRILGNEEREPQVEEYFRREARIKGYAPDVVDKVWGTLKSFASFGFCKAHGAAFAVPTYQSAWLKAHHPEAFLAGLWEHDPGMYPKRLLVAEARRLGIPILPLDINRSQAEYRVERIADGKDRGKLGIRLSLNGIYGMSAAELKRIVSGQPYESLADLRDRSRLSKPSIKRLAQLGAFDSLHRESGGAANRADLVQHLQKLQATGSTRKAPEVMEGQLALPLGDVELRNVKPGLPAPTLVDNVRAELDLMAIDASGHLMDSHRPMLDRLGVTTADKLLGLRNGTEVLVAGVRIATQTPPMRGGRRVVFISIDDGTGCVDSVFFHEAQEQAGMLLFGTRLLLIRGTTRRTGPRGISLSANMAWDLSRIETLPFPQSAPETADVPHPLDGISRSLAITGMGS, encoded by the coding sequence ATGACTTTCACGCACCTCCACGTATCTACTGCCTTCAGCGCCCATTACGGCGTTTCCTGGCCGGACGAGCTTGCCCAGGTTGCCGCCGCGGATGGCGCTACTGCGCTCGCATGCACGGACAGGGACGGGCTCTACGGCACCATCAAACACCTCAAAGCCTGCATGGCTGCCGGAATAGACCCCATTGTGGGGGTTGACCTTGCGGTCTTCGACGACGACGGCGACCAACGAACCCAACTTGCCGGCCGGGTAGTCGTGCTCGCCCGCGGAAACAACCAGGGAGCCGGATACCGTGCCCTGTGCCGGCTGGTATCGGACGCCCATGCCCGCACCTCCGGTAAGGCCGGGGGAGCGGTTCCCGTGGCTATCACCCGGGCCGAACTTGCATCCCGGACCCTTGATCCACGGACCCTTAAGCCGGTATTGACCGTCCTGATAGGACCCGATTCCGACGTCGGACTGGCCCTGGGCGGACGGCGCTACCTGCGTCCCCGCACCCTTTTCAAACGCTGGCTCGATGCCATGCCGGCAGGGACTGTGGTGGCTGAAATTGTCTCCCAGCTCAGCGCGCCCGGCGCGCCCCTGAGCACAGCCCATGCAGTCCGCATGCTTAAACTCGCGGAAGAACACGGGGTCCCTGCCGTGCTCACCAATGCTGCCCGGTACTGCGCCGAGGACGGCGCCGCAACGGCAGACGTGCTGGACTCAGCCCGGACGCTGAAGTCGCTTCCGGAACTTGCCGCCGAGCCCCTGCTCCAGCCAAACGGCCAGGGCTGGTTGAAATCAGCCGGTCAGATGCTCCAACTGGGCAAGGAAATCATCAGTGCCGCAGGGTATGGTGCCGCCGATCTTAAACAGCTGATGGCCCAGACCGAGGTGCTCGCTGACCTTTGCAGGATTGATCCAGTGGCGGACATGGGCTGGAAACAACCGGTTGTCCCTGAAGCCTCAGTGATCGGCATCAGCCAGGACCCTGATATTGAACTGGTGCAGCGCTGCGAGGCCGGCATTGCCAGGCGGTTCCCGGGTATATCCGGTACCGCCGAAAAGGACATGCGCCAGCGCCTCACCCATGAACTGGGTATCATCCAGAACCTTGGATTCTCCTCCTACTTCCTCACGGTGGCGGAAGTTTCCAGGATGATCATTGACATGGGGGTCCGCGTCGCCGCCCGTGGTTCCGGCGCTTCCAGCCTGGTCAATTACCTGATCGATATCAGCCAGGTGAACCCCCTGCAGCACGACCTTGTTTTCGAACGGTTCCTGTCCCGGGACCGGGCCACTTTGCCCGATATTGACCTTGATGTTGAAAGCGCAGAACGCCATAACGTCTACCGGAGGATCTTTGACCGGTTCGGCGCCGAGCGGGTCACGCTCATGAGTATGCAGAACGGCTACCGCGCCCGCGGCGCCGTCCGGGACGCCGGGATGGCTTTGGGCATGGATCAGGGCGATGTGGGGGAAATCGCGAAGCAACTGTGGCGTTTTTCTGCCCGAAAGTTCCGGGAGGCAATGGCGGAAAAGCCTGAGCTGAGGGAGTTCGCCGGGCGGGTGGAACAACGGGAGTTTACAGAAAACCAGCAGCTGGACCTGCTCGTGGACCTTACTGAACGCCTTGACCGGCTTCCGCGGCACATATCCATGCACCCCTGCGGGGTGATCCTGGGCGATGCGACCCTGCTTGACCGGACCCCTGTCCAGCCGAGCGGACTGGGGCTGCCTATGAGCCAGTTCGACAAGCACGACATGGATCCCATGGGCATGCTCAAGCTCGATGTCCTGGGGGTCCGGATGCAGAGTGCCATGGCCTTTGCTGTCAGGGAAGTCATCCGGATCCACTCCTCCAAAGCGGAAGTGGTCGCCGCGGGTGCACACCCCACAGGCCCTGATGGCACCGGGCCGGACTATATCGCCGAGAATGGGCATATCGAGTTGAATGCCGTGCCCCTTGATGACGAACCAACCTATGAGCTCATCCGAAGCACTCACACCCTGGGCTGTTTCCAGATCGAATCCCCGGGCCAGCGTGAGCTGGTGGGCAAGATGGCACCCAGGGACTTCAATGACCTCATCATCGATATCTCGCTGTTCAGGCCGGGGCCCATGAAATCGGATATGGTGCGGCCATTCCTGGAACACCGGCACGGTTTCGCCCCGGAAGTTTATCCGCACCCTGACCTGAAACCCGTGCTTCAGGAAACGCATGGGGTCACCGTTTTCCATGAACAGATCCTGAAGACCTTCGACATCATGACAGGATGCGGCCTCGCCCGTGCTGACGAATTCCGCCGCATTCTGGGCAATGAGGAACGTGAGCCGCAAGTGGAGGAGTACTTCCGAAGGGAAGCCCGGATCAAGGGCTACGCCCCTGACGTGGTGGATAAGGTCTGGGGGACCCTGAAGTCCTTCGCCAGTTTTGGCTTCTGCAAGGCACACGGTGCGGCTTTTGCCGTGCCCACCTACCAGTCAGCCTGGCTCAAGGCGCACCATCCCGAAGCCTTCCTGGCGGGGTTATGGGAACACGATCCCGGGATGTATCCCAAGCGGCTCCTGGTGGCGGAAGCCCGCAGGCTCGGTATCCCGATCCTGCCCCTGGACATCAACCGCAGCCAGGCGGAATACCGGGTAGAACGGATCGCTGATGGAAAGGACCGCGGCAAACTGGGAATCAGGCTGAGCCTCAATGGGATATACGGCATGTCCGCTGCCGAGCTCAAACGCATTGTCTCCGGTCAGCCCTACGAATCGCTGGCGGATCTCCGCGACCGGTCAAGGCTCAGTAAGCCCAGCATCAAGAGGCTGGCCCAGCTGGGTGCCTTTGACTCACTCCACCGGGAATCCGGCGGCGCAGCCAACCGGGCGGACCTGGTCCAGCACCTGCAAAAGCTCCAGGCCACGGGAAGCACCAGGAAGGCCCCAGAGGTCATGGAAGGGCAGTTGGCATTGCCGCTGGGGGACGTGGAACTCCGGAACGTGAAGCCAGGCCTTCCCGCGCCCACCCTGGTGGACAATGTCAGGGCGGAACTTGACCTGATGGCCATTGACGCCAGCGGGCATCTGATGGACAGCCACCGTCCTATGCTGGACAGGCTCGGGGTCACCACTGCGGACAAGCTGCTTGGCCTGCGCAACGGCACCGAGGTGCTGGTTGCCGGGGTGCGCATCGCCACGCAGACGCCGCCCATGCGTGGCGGCCGCCGCGTGGTCTTCATCAGCATCGACGACGGCACAGGCTGCGTCGACTCGGTCTTCTTCCATGAGGCACAGGAACAGGCGGGAATGCTGCTGTTCGGAACGCGGCTGCTGCTCATCCGGGGCACCACGCGGCGTACCGGTCCCAGGGGAATCAGCCTGAGCGCCAACATGGCCTGGGACTTAAGCCGGATCGAAACGCTGCCCTTCCCGCAGTCCGCACCGGAGACTGCGGACGTTCCGCATCCGCTGGACGGGATCAGCCGGAGCCTGGCAATTACCGGAATGGGCAGCTGA
- a CDS encoding lipoate--protein ligase family protein, translating to MRDAGAGLGTLTVVRQERSLGAARDLEFGIELLTQAKTGRIGPTLRLYRPKPTVAFGQRDARLPGFDAAAQACRDQGFEPLVRKAGGRAAAYHEGTLVVDHVEPHADAIAGSKSRFAFFGELLAVALRSAGVQAAVGEIPGEYCPGEFSVHGLDPRDAAHRVKLIGTAQRVVAGGWLFSSVIVVENSAPIRRVLTDSYEALGLDWDPATAGAVNDLVPGLDVKAIEEALLGTYAGQASLRFAEFGSYAGRDGEA from the coding sequence ATGCGTGACGCCGGGGCCGGACTTGGAACTCTGACTGTCGTGCGGCAGGAGCGCTCGCTGGGGGCGGCCCGGGACCTTGAGTTCGGGATTGAACTGCTGACGCAGGCAAAAACCGGCAGGATCGGCCCTACCCTGAGGCTGTACCGGCCGAAACCCACGGTGGCCTTCGGCCAGCGGGACGCCCGGCTGCCGGGATTCGATGCCGCCGCCCAAGCCTGCCGTGACCAGGGCTTTGAACCCCTGGTCCGCAAGGCCGGGGGTCGCGCCGCCGCCTACCACGAGGGCACGCTCGTGGTTGATCATGTGGAACCGCACGCGGACGCCATTGCCGGATCAAAGAGCCGGTTCGCCTTCTTTGGCGAACTGTTGGCAGTTGCCCTTCGCAGTGCCGGCGTGCAGGCTGCGGTCGGCGAAATTCCGGGGGAGTACTGCCCGGGGGAATTCAGTGTCCATGGCCTTGACCCCCGGGACGCTGCACACCGGGTGAAGCTCATCGGCACGGCCCAGCGCGTGGTGGCCGGGGGCTGGCTGTTCAGCTCTGTGATCGTGGTCGAGAATTCCGCTCCCATCCGCAGGGTATTGACGGACAGCTACGAAGCACTGGGCCTTGACTGGGATCCAGCGACCGCGGGAGCAGTCAATGATCTGGTGCCGGGGCTGGACGTCAAAGCGATCGAGGAGGCGCTGCTTGGCACTTATGCGGGTCAGGCCTCCCTGCGGTTCGCCGAATTCGGCAGCTATGCCGGCCGCGACGGGGAGGCCTAA
- a CDS encoding DUF6504 family protein: MGMFSESVDVVCTAAGEPQELQWAGRRYTVCADPVRWYERRQWWVEESRAPLGSGPGLVDHEIWRVQVRASDRPQGSDAATGELTLDLTRHIGSGRWRLLRIHDALHPRTA; this comes from the coding sequence ATGGGCATGTTCAGCGAGTCAGTTGACGTCGTCTGCACCGCTGCCGGGGAGCCTCAGGAGCTTCAATGGGCAGGACGGCGCTATACGGTATGCGCTGATCCGGTTCGGTGGTACGAACGCCGGCAATGGTGGGTAGAGGAAAGCCGCGCACCCCTGGGAAGCGGGCCCGGGCTGGTGGACCACGAGATCTGGCGCGTCCAGGTACGCGCCTCGGATCGCCCCCAGGGTTCCGACGCCGCCACAGGCGAGCTCACCCTTGACCTGACCCGGCACATCGGCAGTGGCCGCTGGAGGCTCCTGCGGATCCATGACGCACTCCACCCCCGAACAGCATGA
- a CDS encoding VOC family protein yields the protein MQPRVDFISLGVRSVAASRRFYAEGLGWPVHREFPGDVVFIQVNHGLILSLWDAGQMQAEADVDAPGGVPCITLSHNLGSTDEVDQVMADAAAAGAAIVAAPVTQPWGGYSGYFADPDGFRWEVAYNPTWTVDDDGKVTV from the coding sequence ATGCAGCCCAGAGTCGACTTCATCTCATTAGGTGTACGCAGCGTTGCCGCTTCCCGCCGCTTCTACGCTGAGGGGCTTGGCTGGCCCGTCCACCGCGAATTTCCCGGCGATGTGGTGTTCATCCAGGTCAACCACGGCTTGATTCTCTCCCTCTGGGACGCCGGCCAGATGCAGGCGGAGGCGGACGTTGACGCTCCGGGTGGCGTACCCTGCATCACCCTCAGCCATAACCTTGGCAGCACCGATGAGGTGGACCAGGTGATGGCGGACGCCGCTGCGGCCGGGGCGGCCATCGTTGCTGCGCCCGTCACCCAGCCCTGGGGCGGGTACAGCGGCTATTTCGCTGATCCGGACGGCTTCCGCTGGGAGGTTGCCTACAACCCCACCTGGACAGTGGACGACGACGGCAAGGTCACCGTCTAG
- a CDS encoding SOS response-associated peptidase, producing MCGRYVMARAVGDLLAEFDARLEEEVDIPPSWNVAPTDDVPIVLERLIDDATVRQLHVARWGLVPSWAKDPGIGARMINARSESVLEKPAFRKAVQSRRCAVPADGYYEWKQGADKSKQPYYVRPAEGSGLVFAGLYEWWKDPSKAEGDPGRWMLSTSILTADTPPPGAESTIFGQLTALHDRVPLPMDRATMEHWLDPEADDAPALVELVRAGVKDVAAAWRVDSVGKEVGNVRNNSPQLIRPVEALF from the coding sequence ATGTGTGGACGCTATGTTATGGCACGGGCCGTGGGGGACCTGCTTGCTGAGTTTGATGCCCGGCTGGAGGAAGAGGTGGACATTCCGCCGTCCTGGAATGTGGCTCCCACCGATGATGTGCCGATTGTCCTGGAGCGGCTGATCGACGACGCGACCGTGCGGCAGCTGCACGTGGCCCGGTGGGGGCTGGTTCCGTCCTGGGCCAAGGATCCGGGCATCGGGGCCAGGATGATCAACGCGCGGAGTGAGAGCGTCCTGGAAAAGCCGGCATTCCGTAAGGCCGTCCAGTCGCGGAGATGCGCGGTCCCGGCGGATGGCTACTACGAATGGAAGCAGGGGGCAGACAAGAGCAAGCAGCCCTACTATGTCCGCCCGGCCGAAGGGAGCGGGCTGGTTTTCGCCGGCCTCTACGAATGGTGGAAAGACCCGTCCAAGGCAGAGGGGGATCCCGGCCGCTGGATGCTTTCCACTTCCATCCTGACGGCGGACACTCCGCCCCCGGGAGCGGAATCCACCATTTTTGGCCAGCTGACGGCACTGCACGACCGTGTGCCGCTGCCTATGGACCGGGCCACGATGGAGCACTGGCTGGATCCGGAGGCCGACGATGCGCCCGCCCTGGTGGAGCTGGTCCGGGCCGGCGTGAAGGACGTTGCCGCGGCGTGGCGAGTCGATTCCGTGGGCAAAGAGGTGGGGAACGTACGCAACAACTCACCCCAACTGATCCGGCCGGTCGAAGCGCTGTTCTGA